One Prosthecobacter vanneervenii genomic window carries:
- a CDS encoding DUF5069 domain-containing protein, with protein sequence MSQIVPLISSGIAGPLGVLHLPRLWQKASLAAAGKLHSEYPGVGCGYDQMTLDALGINIDTFKAFIATKPSYPQLESWIKAQPGVNLTKGNIYKHNQAISGYIHADDTRKAILAADGIADDGSVNPGAVDLNNLDDWHIFWAQEIK encoded by the coding sequence ATGAGCCAGATTGTTCCTCTTATCAGCTCCGGCATCGCCGGTCCCCTTGGTGTTCTTCATCTTCCGCGTCTGTGGCAGAAGGCCTCGCTGGCTGCTGCGGGGAAGCTGCACTCTGAGTATCCGGGCGTGGGCTGCGGGTATGACCAGATGACGCTGGATGCGCTGGGCATCAACATCGACACGTTCAAGGCGTTCATCGCGACGAAGCCGAGCTATCCGCAGCTGGAGAGCTGGATCAAGGCGCAGCCGGGCGTGAACCTGACGAAGGGCAACATCTACAAGCACAACCAGGCGATCTCGGGCTACATCCATGCTGATGACACCCGCAAGGCGATCCTGGCGGCAGATGGCATTGCGGATGACGGCAGCGTGAATCCGGGTGCGGTGGATCTGAACAACCTGGACGACTGGCACATTTTCTGGGCGCAGGAGATCAAGTAA